The sequence CTCTTCTACTATCTCCACACGTCGTACATGGCTAGCTTCGACCCCTCGGAGTAGCGCTATCCCGTGATTTCGGCGTTTCCATTCACCCCTCTCCTACAGTAGCCTTTGTAAGTCATCGCACACCTGATCGCCAGACAGCGTGCGATCAGGTGTGTACACAGTTCCAAACGCTACTATCGCCCTCGGATCTCACTCCTCTCCCACGAATCCTTAATTATTGTTCATGTACTCCCCCGGCAGTATTCTTCACCATCGATCATTTTATCATGGTCATTTGGACAGTCCGGTAAATATATTGGGTTGGCGCAGTATTTGCTAGATAGCTATGAGCGCAATCTCTGACTCCTTCGGGAGTGACGTAGGCGTATCGGACGACGACCACACCAACGCACAGGCCGTCCTCGGCGCCGTGATGGTGTCGACGGTGTTCGTCGTCGCCGCCGCGGGGACCGTCTTCGGTCCCAGCGCCGCCGCGATGTCCGCCGTCGTGATGCTGCCCTTCCTCATCATCGCCTCGCTCCGCACCGACCTCGACAACCACTCGGCGTACCCCAGCCTCGCGCGATAGAACCGATCCGCTCCGCCCCGATCACTCGATCCGGGCGGCCGCCTCACATTTTCCGCGAAGCCGCCGCCTGAGAGCGTTGCGACCCCGCTGAATCGGCTGTGTGAGTCCCGCTGCCCTCGCTCGCCGGTAGAGCCGCCGGGTCACCGTCACGTCCATCACCTCGGCGTACCGTTCGGGATACTCCTCTTTCAACCGCCGTTCGAGCGACGAATCGAACGCGGTCCGGGGCACCTCGGGATGGCACATCCGGAACGGCTCTTTGAACCGACAGTGGCCCGCGGCCTCGGCTTCCATCCGCCACCCGAACTCGACGTCCTCGCGCCACTCCGAAAATGCCGACCGAAAGCCACCGACTTCGCGGGCGGCTGATCGACGCACGGCCAGGTTACAGCCGACGTAGTGGCGCGGGCCGAAACTCCGACAGCCGCCGTACACCGGCCCCTCGAGACAGACAAGGTCCGGATCCGCCTCGAACGCCGCGTGTGCGGTCGCCACCCAGTCGGCCGGCGGCCTGGTGTCGTCGTCGGTGAGCGCAACCACCGGCGCCGCCGCGGCGTCGAGCCCCCGGTTCCGCGCTTCCGAGCGGTCGACCGTCCCGTCGTCGACGAGGATGATTTCGTACGGTCGATCGAACTCCTGGGCCCGTAGACAGGCGATGGTCGGTTCGTGGTCGTACGCCGGCACCGACGGGACGACGACCGAAACCGCCGGCGACGACGCCCGCTGTACGTACTCGATACCCATGCCCAGTCCCACGGCCCGCTGGCCGATAAGCGTGCGTCCCGGTACTTTACTATCGTGCCACGCTATCGTTGCACACATGTCTTCCACGACCCGCTTCGAGACGGCGTCGCTGACCACGCTCCACTGGATCGGTGTCGGCCTCGCGCTCGTCACCGGCGTGATCCACCTCGCTATCGGCGTCCAGTATATCGACACGCTCCAGGGCGTCAGTTTCGTCCTCGCGGGCATCGCCTTCGGCGTCGCCGTCCTGCTCTTCTTGCTCGACTACCGCCGACGACTGCTCTACCTCGTCGGGATTCCGTTCACGGCCGTCCAGGTCGTCCTCTATTTCTCCCTGAACTGGCCGAACGTCGTCAGCCCGGCTGGCCTCGGCGACAAGGTGGTGCAGGTCACCCTGATCGCCGTTCTCGTGACGCTGTATCGGCGGGAGTCGTCGGCGACTCACGCCACCCGGTAGAGCACGTCGTAGCCGTGGGCGACGTAGGTCAGCGTTCCCTCGTCGAGCTGTCGACGACGGGTCCGAAGCCAGTCGTCACTGCCCGGAACGTCGCTCACGGCGTCGGCGACGAACGACAGGATGGTGGCGAGAAACTGCTGCTCGTCCGCGGGATACGCCCCATCCATCGGCCTGACGATCCAGTCCGACGCACCGGCTGCCAGCAGGTCGCCCGCCCGCTCCCGACAGCGATCGAGGAGGCGGCGCCCGGCGTGGACGTCCCGTCCCGGCGTCCCGTCGATGTGGTCGTGGTAGGCCGCAATGACGGCGTCGTCGGCCGGATGCGACGGCTGAAACACCGTCTCGCCGTCGAACGTGATCGGGGCGTACACCAGTCCGCCCGAACCGAGGGCGGCCGCGAACGCGTCGAGCGCCGCCTCGACGGGCACCAGATCGAAAAACGCCTGCGCGACGACGAGGTCGGCCTGTTCGCCGTCGAAGGCCTCCAGGGCGTCTCCCTGTTCGAACCGGACGGCCAGGTCGTCGACGCGGAAGCCGCCGTCGACGGGATCGCCGTCGAGTTCCGTGCGTCGCAACGCCCGGGCGCGGTCGACGATGGCCGCGTTCCGGTCGACGCCGCGGTACGTCCCCGACCGCACTCCCCAGTCGAGCAGTCGCGGAACCGTCGCTCCCGTGCCCGCGCCGGCTTCCACTATCTGCGTGTCGGACGGGAGGGTGTCGAGCAGTCGGTCGCGAACGCGGCGGTCGAGCGCGCGGTCGTCGACCGTCCGCTTCGCTTCGAGATACCGCTCGTCGGCGTGGGTCATAGTGTGCGTTCGTGGCTCGCCCAGGCGTCCTCGTCCTCCCAGACGCGGACGGTGAGTCGCGTCGCGGTGCCCGTCGCCCCCGCCGCGACGAACCGGTCGCCGAACCGTTTCGCGAAGCGCTCGACGCTCGGATTCAGCCCCTCGAACTCCGGCAGGTCGTTCAACAGCGCGTCGCGATACCGGGCTTCGAGGTCGTCGAGCGCCGCGTCGACGGCGTCGATGTCGACGAGGTAGCCGTACTCGTTCAGTTCGGGACCGGCGAGCCGAACCGCCACCTCGAACTGGTGGCTGTGGACGTCACCTTCCGGGCCGGGATCCGGGACCGTGAGGTAATGCTGGGCGACGAAATCCCGCGCGACCGAGAGGCGGTACATACCCGCTCGTGGCCGTGGACCGACTTATACGCACGGGGGCTCCTCGTAGGTGAGCAACACCTGGAGCGCGTTCTCCGGGCCGCCGTCGAGGACGCGGTACGCCTCGGCGGCATCCCGGATCGGAATCCGGTGGGTGACGAGGCGGTCGGTGTCGAGCCCGTGCAACCGCTCCCACGCCACGTCGAGGCGACGTTCGTTCGTCCACCGCCCCCGGAGTTCGGGCGCCAGCGTGCTTACCTGACTCGACGAGATGTCGATGCGGTTCCGGTGGAAGACGCCGCCGAGGTCGGTCTCCGCGCGCTTGCGGCCGTACCACGACCCGACGATGATCCGCCCGTCGTACCCCACGGCGTCGATGGCGTCGTCGAGCGTCGCGGGCTGCCCCGAGAGTTCGTAGGCCAGGTCGGCGCCCGCCGGCTCACCCCGCCCCCCGATGGATGCGGCCCGCTCGGGGGTGAGCGTCTCGTCGGCGCCGAGGCGCCCGGCCATCTCACGTCGCCGCGTCGCGGGTTCGACGACGGTGAGACGGTCGAGCGGGAACTGCGACAGCAGTCGCGTCGTCACGAGGCCGATCATCCCCGCGCCGAAGACGACGACCCGTTCGCCAACGCGCGGGCGGCCGTCCATGACGAGCCCCGTCGCCGTCTCCGCGGTCGGCAACAGTGCGGCCGTTTCCGCCGAGATCCGCTCCGGAAGCGGCACGAGGTCGGCCGGCGACGCCGTGAAGTGGCTCTCGTGGGGGGTGAACGCGAACACCGTCCGGTCCCGCCACGCCTCGTCGACCCCGGCGCCCGCGGAAACGATGTCGCCGACCGCCGCGTAGCCGTATTTGAGCGGATACGAGAGGTCGCCCTCGAGGGCGTCGATGGTCTCGTCGGCGGCCAGCGTCCGCGGCATCTCCCCGCGGTAGAGCAGCGTCTCGGTCCCCGAACTCACGGCGGAGACGCGCGTCTCGACGAGCACCTCGTCCGGTCCGGGGTCCGGCAGCGGCTCCTGTCTCACCTCGACGGTCCGCGGTCCGGTGAAGTACAGCGACCGCCGGTTCATCCGTGGCCCGTCCCCGTCGGGCGGTCGTCCCTGATATCCCCCGTCACGCTCCCCGTAGCGACGCGTGATACTTCATCCTGCCGCCGGACTCATAGGGGGTATCGGAAGTCGTCGGAGACTCTCGCCGGACCGTCTCGGTGAGAAGCTCTGGACAGTTACGATACTCCCTATCAGCCCCATCGCCCCGTGACGGCCAGATAATCCCGGCCGAACACCACGAGCGACGGCGCGACGACGACGAGACTCACCGGATGGACGACCGACACCGGGAGCACGGGCGCGAGCGCGACGGTGATAAAGCCCATCTGGAGCGCGGCCAGCGGGCGACGGAGTCGGCTTTCGGGCAGGTCACCGATCGGGCGCCCCCGCCGGCGACGCCAGCCGATCCCCGCCCGATACGCGTATTTCGCGGCCGAAATCGACAGATACGCCACGGGAAGTCGCCCCCAGACGACGCCCACGAGCGGGGCGACCAGAAAGCCCAGCGTGTCGAAGGCGAGATCCAAACGTGCGCCGAGGGCGGTCGTCCGACCGAGGCGTCGCGCGAGGTGGCCGTCGACCAGATCCAGGGCGACGCCCGTCCCGTAGCAGGCGGCGGGCGCCCACGCCACCGCCGGCGTCGACGGCGGGACGGCCAGAAAGCCCGCCGTCGCCGCGTACAGGCCCCCACGGCTCGCCGTGACGAGATTCGGCGGGGCGAGCGCGTCGTCCGGGTCGTCGAGGTGGTACGCGGCGAAGCCGACGACGGCGGCGAACACCGCGCCAGCGACCACGAGCCACCGGTCGGCGTCGGCGCGCGTCCCCGCCTCGGCGACGAACAGCCAGCCGCCGATTCCCGCGCCGGCGGCCACCGTCCCTGCGACGGTCGCCGCCGCGACGTGCCGTCGGTGCCTCGTGAATCGCCCCCCGCTCATCGCTCGAACTCGGGGTCTTCGAGCGCGTCGATGCGCTCGCGCTGGGCGGACGTGAGCCGGTCCCCCGCCGCGGCGAGGTTCTCGACGATGTGATCGGGGTCGTTGCTCGACGGAATCGGCACGACGCCCCGGCCGACCGCCCACGCGAGGACGGTTGCGGCCGGCGAGACGCCCATCTCGGCCGCGACGGCCGTCACGACGGGGTCATCGAGCAGGCCGGGCACCGAGAGCGGCGAGTGGGCCATCACCCGGATGCCCCGCTCGTGACACCAGGACACCAGGTCGGTACGCGGGCGATAGGGGTGGCAGGCCACCTGCACCACCGACGGCGGGACGCGCGCGAACTCGACGAGGTCCGCCAGCGTCTCGCGGTCGACGTTACAGACGCCGAGCGTCGCCGCCAGCCCCCGGTCGTGGACCGCCTCCATCCCCCGCCACGTCGACTCCAGGCTCACGTCCGCGGTGGCCCGGTCGCCCTCGGGGGTTTCGGGGAAGGTGAGCGCCTCCTGTTTGTCGACGGGAAGTTCCGCGAGGCGCCGGAGAGGGCCGGTGTACGCCCACGCGTCGGGCCAGTGGACCAGATAGCAGTCGAGCGCGTCGACGCCCAGGTCGGCGAGCGTCGTCTCGCAGGCTTCGACGACGTGGCCGTGGTTGGTGTTCCACACCTTGCTCGCGAGGACGAGCGCTTCCCGGTCAGGGCTTCCCGGTGCGGCGAGCAGCTCCCCGATGCGCGCCTCGTTGCCGTAGAGTTCCGCGGCGTCGAGCAAGCGGTAGCCGGCGTCGAGCGCCGTCGCGATGGAGTCTTCCCGGTCGACGTAGTCGCCGTCGCGGTAGCGCGAACAGCCGAACCCGACCGGCGGTAGCCGGAGCGCGGCCCGGGGCGGTTCCGGTGGCTGCTCCGCTCCCTTGCCGGCCCCGCCCAGGGAGGGTCGCCGCCGCGTCGTCGTGGGAACGCCGTTCGAGTGGTCGATGGCAACACCGCTGCTGCGCTCGGCTGCCCGTTCGATGGCGTTGCAGATGGCGACCACGTGGGCCGCGCGCCGCGCCGACGCCCGTTCGGGCCGTCCGCGGCGGACACTCGCCGCGAGGCGCTCCGGACCGGCCAGATACGGAGTCCGCGCCGACGGCTGCTGGAGCGGCATCGGCGTGTACCGACGGCCGATCCGCCCGAACGAGACGCGGTGCCCGTCGCCGCCGCCGAGGTCGCCGGCGTCGTCGAGGTAGAGCGAGCCGTCGTCGCCGTGGCATTCGAGGCTCACGAACTCCCGGCTCCGGTGGGGGGCGTAGAAACTCGCTGTCAGGCGGACCTGCGGGCC comes from Haloplanus sp. XH21 and encodes:
- a CDS encoding glycosyltransferase, with protein sequence MGIEYVQRASSPAVSVVVPSVPAYDHEPTIACLRAQEFDRPYEIILVDDGTVDRSEARNRGLDAAAAPVVALTDDDTRPPADWVATAHAAFEADPDLVCLEGPVYGGCRSFGPRHYVGCNLAVRRSAAREVGGFRSAFSEWREDVEFGWRMEAEAAGHCRFKEPFRMCHPEVPRTAFDSSLERRLKEEYPERYAEVMDVTVTRRLYRRARAAGLTQPIQRGRNALRRRLRGKCEAAARIE
- a CDS encoding DUF7475 family protein gives rise to the protein MSSTTRFETASLTTLHWIGVGLALVTGVIHLAIGVQYIDTLQGVSFVLAGIAFGVAVLLFLLDYRRRLLYLVGIPFTAVQVVLYFSLNWPNVVSPAGLGDKVVQVTLIAVLVTLYRRESSATHATR
- a CDS encoding class I SAM-dependent methyltransferase; this translates as MTHADERYLEAKRTVDDRALDRRVRDRLLDTLPSDTQIVEAGAGTGATVPRLLDWGVRSGTYRGVDRNAAIVDRARALRRTELDGDPVDGGFRVDDLAVRFEQGDALEAFDGEQADLVVAQAFFDLVPVEAALDAFAAALGSGGLVYAPITFDGETVFQPSHPADDAVIAAYHDHIDGTPGRDVHAGRRLLDRCRERAGDLLAAGASDWIVRPMDGAYPADEQQFLATILSFVADAVSDVPGSDDWLRTRRRQLDEGTLTYVAHGYDVLYRVA
- a CDS encoding 6-pyruvoyl trahydropterin synthase family protein, with translation MYRLSVARDFVAQHYLTVPDPGPEGDVHSHQFEVAVRLAGPELNEYGYLVDIDAVDAALDDLEARYRDALLNDLPEFEGLNPSVERFAKRFGDRFVAAGATGTATRLTVRVWEDEDAWASHERTL
- a CDS encoding zinc-dependent alcohol dehydrogenase, with translation MNRRSLYFTGPRTVEVRQEPLPDPGPDEVLVETRVSAVSSGTETLLYRGEMPRTLAADETIDALEGDLSYPLKYGYAAVGDIVSAGAGVDEAWRDRTVFAFTPHESHFTASPADLVPLPERISAETAALLPTAETATGLVMDGRPRVGERVVVFGAGMIGLVTTRLLSQFPLDRLTVVEPATRRREMAGRLGADETLTPERAASIGGRGEPAGADLAYELSGQPATLDDAIDAVGYDGRIIVGSWYGRKRAETDLGGVFHRNRIDISSSQVSTLAPELRGRWTNERRLDVAWERLHGLDTDRLVTHRIPIRDAAEAYRVLDGGPENALQVLLTYEEPPCV
- a CDS encoding CDP-alcohol phosphatidyltransferase family protein, whose protein sequence is MSGGRFTRHRRHVAAATVAGTVAAGAGIGGWLFVAEAGTRADADRWLVVAGAVFAAVVGFAAYHLDDPDDALAPPNLVTASRGGLYAATAGFLAVPPSTPAVAWAPAACYGTGVALDLVDGHLARRLGRTTALGARLDLAFDTLGFLVAPLVGVVWGRLPVAYLSISAAKYAYRAGIGWRRRRGRPIGDLPESRLRRPLAALQMGFITVALAPVLPVSVVHPVSLVVVAPSLVVFGRDYLAVTGRWG
- a CDS encoding aldo/keto reductase; its protein translation is MDCAFVGCGAVAHKYAETLARSSLTPVAACDLDAERAASFASDIGATAYTDLDALLEAEAAPLVVTLTGHDAHADVTERALRAGRHVWSEKPLALDAARATALVDQAERRGLALGCAPITERCEAQRLAATALADGRLGTVRLAYAHAHVGRVTDWHDDPESFLRVGPLYDGAVYPLSLLVAWFGPATRVRTADATTPWPDRDPTSDRPTHVEATVGFADGPQVRLTASFYAPHRSREFVSLECHGDDGSLYLDDAGDLGGGDGHRVSFGRIGRRYTPMPLQQPSARTPYLAGPERLAASVRRGRPERASARRAAHVVAICNAIERAAERSSGVAIDHSNGVPTTTRRRPSLGGAGKGAEQPPEPPRAALRLPPVGFGCSRYRDGDYVDREDSIATALDAGYRLLDAAELYGNEARIGELLAAPGSPDREALVLASKVWNTNHGHVVEACETTLADLGVDALDCYLVHWPDAWAYTGPLRRLAELPVDKQEALTFPETPEGDRATADVSLESTWRGMEAVHDRGLAATLGVCNVDRETLADLVEFARVPPSVVQVACHPYRPRTDLVSWCHERGIRVMAHSPLSVPGLLDDPVVTAVAAEMGVSPAATVLAWAVGRGVVPIPSSNDPDHIVENLAAAGDRLTSAQRERIDALEDPEFER